One genomic window of Paeniglutamicibacter sp. Y32M11 includes the following:
- the glnA gene encoding type I glutamate--ammonia ligase translates to MFKSPEEVIAYIAEEDVKFVDIRFTDLPGVQQHFNVPARTVDADFFLNGQLFDGSSIAGFAGIADSDMQLIPDVTSGYLDPFRLEKTLAFIFSIVNPRTGEPYHRDPRGVAERAESYLSSTGIADTAFFAPEAEFFIFDNVQYESKPQGSFYKVDSIEAPWNSGKKIEGGNQGYTTPFKGGYFPVSPTDKQADLRDAICLELEAAGLEVERSHHEVGAAGQAEINYKFNTLTHSADDILKFKYIVKNVADAWGKSATFMPKPIFGDNGSGMHCHQSLWANGIPLFYDEKGYAGLSDTARWYIGGLLKHASAVLAFTNPTVNSYRRLVKGYEAPVNMVYSQGNRSAGIRIPITGSNPKAKRIEFRAPDAASNPYLAFAAQLMAGLDGIKNRIEPADPIDKDLYELPAEEAKDIQKAPGSLDEALEALENDFDFLLEGDVFTEDLIRTWIEYKREVEIKPLSLRPNPYEFELYYGC, encoded by the coding sequence ATGTTCAAGAGCCCAGAAGAAGTCATCGCATATATTGCCGAAGAAGATGTCAAGTTTGTTGACATCCGATTCACCGACCTCCCCGGCGTCCAGCAGCACTTCAACGTTCCGGCCCGCACGGTTGATGCAGATTTCTTCCTCAACGGCCAGCTCTTTGATGGTTCCTCGATCGCCGGCTTCGCTGGCATCGCCGACTCTGACATGCAGCTCATCCCCGATGTGACTTCCGGTTACCTCGACCCGTTCCGTCTTGAGAAGACTCTTGCCTTCATCTTCTCCATCGTGAACCCGCGCACCGGCGAGCCGTACCACCGCGATCCGCGTGGTGTGGCCGAGCGCGCAGAGTCCTACCTGTCCTCGACCGGTATCGCTGACACCGCATTCTTCGCCCCCGAAGCCGAATTCTTCATCTTCGATAACGTTCAGTACGAATCGAAGCCCCAGGGCTCGTTCTACAAGGTTGACTCCATCGAGGCACCGTGGAACAGCGGCAAGAAGATCGAGGGCGGCAACCAGGGTTACACGACCCCCTTCAAGGGCGGTTACTTCCCGGTCTCCCCGACCGACAAGCAGGCCGACCTGCGCGACGCCATCTGCCTCGAACTCGAAGCAGCAGGCCTTGAGGTCGAGCGCAGCCACCACGAGGTTGGCGCTGCCGGTCAGGCTGAAATCAACTACAAGTTCAACACGCTGACGCACTCGGCCGATGACATCTTGAAGTTCAAGTACATCGTCAAGAACGTTGCCGACGCCTGGGGCAAGTCAGCTACCTTCATGCCGAAGCCGATCTTCGGTGACAACGGCTCGGGCATGCACTGCCACCAGTCGCTGTGGGCCAATGGCATCCCGTTGTTCTATGACGAGAAGGGCTACGCCGGCCTGTCCGACACCGCTCGCTGGTACATTGGTGGCCTGCTGAAGCACGCTTCGGCAGTTCTTGCCTTCACCAACCCGACCGTGAACTCCTACCGTCGTCTGGTCAAGGGTTACGAAGCACCGGTCAACATGGTGTACTCACAGGGCAACCGCTCCGCTGGTATCCGTATCCCGATCACCGGCTCGAACCCGAAGGCCAAGCGCATCGAGTTCCGCGCACCGGATGCCGCTTCGAACCCGTACCTGGCCTTCGCAGCCCAGCTGATGGCTGGCCTTGACGGCATCAAGAACCGCATCGAGCCGGCAGACCCGATCGATAAGGACCTCTACGAGCTCCCGGCCGAAGAAGCCAAGGATATCCAGAAGGCTCCGGGTTCCCTCGACGAGGCACTCGAGGCACTGGAAAACGACTTCGACTTCCTGCTCGAGGGCGACGTCTTCACCGAGGACCTGATCCGCACCTGGATCGAATACAAGCGTGAAGTTGAAATCAAGCCGCTGTCGCTGCGCCCGAACCCGTACGAGTTTGAGCTGTACTACGGCTGCTAA
- a CDS encoding RDD family protein: MLISMFFFKSDPAANLVIFAATQMLFVGVTGHSIGHRIFGMQVQGLDGSAVRPLTGIIRTALLCLVIPVFFTDSDQRGFHDRIRKTILVRI, from the coding sequence ATGCTGATTTCCATGTTCTTCTTTAAATCTGATCCCGCGGCGAACTTGGTGATCTTCGCCGCGACGCAAATGCTCTTTGTTGGTGTTACCGGGCATTCAATCGGCCACCGCATCTTCGGGATGCAGGTCCAGGGGCTTGATGGAAGTGCTGTGCGGCCGCTGACCGGAATCATTCGCACCGCGTTATTGTGCCTGGTGATTCCGGTCTTCTTCACCGACTCGGATCAGCGTGGATTCCATGATCGGATCCGCAAGACGATTCTGGTTCGCATCTGA
- a CDS encoding DUF4191 domain-containing protein encodes MAKNTDNASSEAASPKRGLFSRKPKAEKANKEPGRLKQLGQVFQMTRKNDPMVVWLMLLAALGVLVVGLVIGLIINNWVTTVLIAIPVALLAATMILSRRAEKAAFTQLEGRPGAAGAAMSVLRRGWILKEEPVAVNPRSKDLVFMGIGRAGVVLVTEGPTARVRSLVDAERRRMGRVLPNVPIHVIHSGNDEGQTKLAEVGKAMKKLPKSITKLEISAVDKRLSTLGSAKLPIPKGIDPNRARPNRKQMR; translated from the coding sequence ATGGCCAAAAACACCGATAACGCCTCGTCTGAGGCTGCAAGTCCTAAGCGCGGACTGTTCTCGCGCAAGCCCAAGGCCGAAAAGGCCAACAAGGAACCGGGCCGGCTGAAACAGCTGGGCCAGGTCTTCCAGATGACTCGCAAGAATGACCCTATGGTCGTCTGGCTGATGCTTCTGGCTGCCCTTGGTGTCCTTGTTGTAGGTCTGGTCATCGGCCTGATCATCAACAACTGGGTCACGACCGTATTGATCGCGATTCCCGTGGCGCTGCTCGCAGCGACAATGATTCTTTCGCGACGTGCCGAAAAGGCTGCGTTCACCCAGCTCGAGGGTCGCCCCGGAGCCGCGGGAGCGGCCATGAGCGTTTTGCGCCGTGGCTGGATCCTGAAGGAAGAGCCAGTGGCGGTGAACCCTCGATCCAAGGATCTGGTGTTCATGGGCATCGGCCGAGCCGGCGTCGTATTGGTGACCGAGGGACCAACCGCCCGCGTTCGCTCGCTGGTTGATGCCGAGCGCAGGCGCATGGGCCGCGTTCTTCCCAACGTGCCCATCCACGTGATCCACTCCGGCAACGACGAGGGTCAAACCAAGTTGGCCGAGGTCGGCAAGGCGATGAAGAAGCTACCGAAGTCCATCACCAAGTTGGAGATCAGCGCCGTTGACAAGCGCTTGAGCACCCTGGGTAGCGCAAAGCTGCCGATCCCCAAGGGCATTGACCCGAACCGGGCTCGCCCCAACCGTAAGCAAATGCGCTAA
- the lipA gene encoding lipoyl synthase, with product MSAAPEGRRLLRIEQRNTETPVERKPEWIKAKINIGPEYVNLKKLVKSEGLNTVCEEAGCPNIFECWEDKEATFLIGGSECTRRCDFCQIDTGKPAALDRAEPFKVAMSVKKMGLRYATVTGVARDDLPDEGTWLYAETVRRIHQLNPGTGVELLIPDFSGKPEYLDEICASAPEVYAHNLETVPRLFKSIRPAFRYERSLDVISQGRANGMITKSNLILGMGETREEITEAIQDLVEAGCDLLTITQYLRPTERHHPVERWVKPQEFVELQQEAEELGILGVMSGPLVRSSYRAGRLWAAAMRKKGNVIPEALAHIASSGDTRQEASSLVGA from the coding sequence ATGAGTGCCGCACCCGAAGGTCGCCGCCTGCTGCGTATTGAGCAGCGAAATACCGAGACTCCCGTCGAGCGGAAGCCCGAATGGATCAAGGCCAAGATCAATATCGGCCCCGAATACGTTAACTTGAAGAAGCTCGTCAAGTCCGAAGGCTTGAACACCGTCTGCGAAGAAGCAGGCTGCCCGAACATCTTCGAATGCTGGGAAGACAAAGAAGCAACATTTCTCATCGGCGGTTCGGAATGTACCCGTCGCTGTGACTTCTGCCAGATCGACACCGGCAAACCGGCAGCTTTGGATCGCGCGGAACCGTTTAAGGTCGCCATGAGCGTGAAGAAAATGGGACTGCGTTATGCCACCGTCACGGGTGTTGCCCGCGATGATCTCCCCGACGAGGGCACCTGGCTTTATGCCGAGACGGTCCGCCGCATTCACCAACTGAACCCCGGCACCGGTGTGGAACTCTTGATTCCTGACTTCTCCGGCAAGCCCGAGTACCTCGACGAGATTTGTGCTTCCGCCCCCGAGGTCTACGCACACAACCTCGAAACCGTGCCGCGCCTGTTCAAGTCGATCCGCCCGGCCTTCCGTTACGAACGCTCGCTTGATGTCATCTCCCAGGGTCGAGCCAATGGCATGATCACCAAGTCGAACCTGATCTTGGGCATGGGCGAGACGCGTGAGGAAATTACCGAGGCCATCCAGGATCTCGTGGAGGCGGGTTGCGACCTGCTCACCATCACGCAATACCTGCGTCCCACCGAGCGTCACCACCCGGTTGAACGCTGGGTTAAGCCACAGGAATTCGTGGAATTGCAGCAGGAAGCCGAAGAATTGGGCATTTTGGGCGTCATGAGTGGTCCCTTGGTTCGTTCCTCCTACCGTGCGGGACGACTCTGGGCAGCAGCAATGCGCAAAAAGGGCAACGTCATCCCGGAGGCGCTGGCCCACATCGCCAGCTCCGGCGACACTCGCCAGGAGGCTTCTTCGCTGGTCGGCGCCTAG
- the lipB gene encoding lipoyl(octanoyl) transferase LipB, whose product MTIKFERIGHAPELVDYRVAWDMQRQIHGEVTDGQSGPVVLLLEHASVYTAGRRTEPEDLPTDGTPVIDVDRGGKLTWHGPGQLVGYPIVRLRDMKGIREYVETLEEALIKVAVDYGIPATRIKGRSGVWVAGTDGAQDRKLAAIGIRVDHGVTMHGFALNCSNDLAPYAQIIACGITDAGTTSISQETGLTVNPADVLDRVEKELEALLSPIVALTATTPEGARS is encoded by the coding sequence ATGACCATCAAATTCGAGAGAATCGGCCATGCCCCCGAGCTGGTTGATTACCGCGTCGCATGGGACATGCAACGCCAAATACACGGTGAGGTAACCGACGGGCAGTCTGGTCCCGTGGTGCTATTGCTGGAGCACGCTTCGGTTTACACCGCGGGTCGACGAACCGAACCCGAAGATTTGCCAACGGACGGCACCCCCGTGATCGACGTGGATCGCGGCGGGAAGCTCACCTGGCACGGCCCCGGGCAATTGGTCGGCTACCCCATCGTTCGGTTACGAGATATGAAGGGTATTCGGGAGTACGTTGAAACACTCGAAGAAGCCCTCATCAAGGTGGCCGTCGACTACGGAATCCCCGCAACCCGCATCAAGGGCCGCAGCGGCGTATGGGTGGCAGGAACCGACGGTGCCCAAGACCGGAAACTGGCTGCCATCGGTATCCGCGTTGACCACGGTGTAACAATGCATGGCTTCGCTCTTAACTGCTCCAATGATCTCGCGCCCTACGCCCAGATCATTGCCTGCGGCATCACCGACGCCGGAACCACGAGCATCAGCCAGGAAACCGGTCTTACCGTCAATCCGGCCGATGTCCTAGACCGCGTTGAAAAAGAACTTGAAGCGCTATTGAGTCCGATCGTCGCGCTGACTGCTACAACCCCCGAAGGAGCCCGTTCATGA
- a CDS encoding protein kinase, with amino-acid sequence MESYDKPPAFPSMVGYRTLRHLDDGAHGLVFVVEEEATHVELAIKILRGVASEMAGEIDWSPLEHEFLVDVLGTIETSLGPGMLMEYCPAGSAANVVSVRGPLSVGETITVMAPIAEALDFLHARGLTHGDLSPRNILFTAEGKPKLGDYGMHRSLGQAPGDFATTGFCAPESSQQSISGILEPARDIYALAACTWYLLTGRPPSTTVNRTPLGAMVPEVNDEFARLLEQCLDIDPENRPTAAQFGQRIFVAGEPLAVELSSAVEPEALKHMTTTRQVPAGTGFLGWHRRQGHRSVADKELLKQRTAQIKAQQRRVPRRLRAVIGKTVILPEQDVLDQQSAEAPWTTMHKVHGLRHGNRRIVLGAFAGLLVVIIAGSGAYAFKRSSDQHVLVNPTDQVASQSVIHDPLAGATQQRTPGNVQEIILAAAELSSGRDKALMKGDSKQLERLHVEGAPALATDGEVMGRMKKLGVHLEGLQTRLSDVVVLPASAENEVILDATSVQSSYRYLDASGEVIVSVKQPEMQRIQMILRRVNGVWRLWQVSAAR; translated from the coding sequence ATGGAATCCTACGACAAGCCTCCGGCTTTCCCCAGCATGGTTGGCTACCGCACGCTACGGCACCTTGATGATGGAGCTCATGGCCTCGTTTTTGTCGTCGAAGAAGAAGCGACACATGTAGAGCTGGCCATTAAAATCCTGCGCGGAGTGGCCAGTGAAATGGCGGGGGAGATCGATTGGAGCCCACTGGAACATGAGTTCTTGGTTGATGTTCTGGGAACCATCGAGACAAGCCTAGGCCCGGGCATGCTGATGGAATATTGCCCCGCCGGGTCCGCCGCAAACGTCGTTTCGGTGCGTGGTCCATTAAGCGTGGGGGAGACCATCACGGTCATGGCACCGATTGCCGAGGCTCTGGATTTCTTGCATGCCAGGGGGCTGACCCATGGTGATCTGAGCCCCCGTAATATTTTGTTTACGGCCGAGGGTAAACCGAAGTTGGGGGACTACGGAATGCATCGGAGTCTGGGCCAGGCTCCGGGCGACTTTGCGACAACCGGCTTCTGCGCACCGGAGAGTTCTCAGCAGAGCATCTCCGGAATTCTTGAACCCGCACGCGACATCTACGCCTTGGCTGCGTGCACGTGGTACCTGCTGACGGGAAGACCGCCGAGCACCACGGTTAATAGAACGCCTTTGGGCGCGATGGTTCCTGAAGTGAACGACGAATTTGCGCGATTGTTGGAGCAGTGTCTGGATATCGATCCGGAGAATCGGCCGACAGCCGCACAATTTGGACAACGCATCTTTGTTGCCGGGGAACCTCTAGCGGTTGAACTCAGTTCGGCTGTGGAACCCGAAGCGCTGAAGCACATGACGACCACGCGCCAAGTTCCCGCAGGAACTGGCTTTCTGGGCTGGCATCGCCGCCAAGGTCATCGGTCTGTCGCGGACAAGGAACTGCTCAAGCAGCGCACAGCGCAGATCAAGGCCCAACAGCGCCGCGTGCCTCGTCGGCTCCGAGCCGTGATCGGCAAAACGGTCATTTTGCCCGAGCAAGATGTGCTAGATCAACAATCCGCGGAAGCTCCGTGGACCACAATGCATAAGGTTCACGGGTTGAGGCACGGGAACAGGCGCATTGTTCTTGGTGCTTTTGCTGGTCTGCTGGTGGTGATCATCGCCGGTTCGGGTGCATATGCTTTCAAACGCTCGAGCGACCAGCATGTTTTGGTGAATCCCACCGATCAGGTGGCAAGTCAAAGCGTCATCCATGATCCGTTAGCGGGAGCCACGCAGCAGCGAACGCCGGGAAACGTTCAGGAAATCATTCTTGCCGCCGCCGAACTGAGTTCGGGCCGGGACAAGGCGCTGATGAAGGGGGACTCCAAGCAATTGGAACGTTTGCATGTTGAAGGAGCTCCGGCGCTGGCCACGGACGGGGAGGTCATGGGCCGGATGAAAAAACTGGGGGTGCATCTTGAAGGTCTGCAGACCCGGCTCAGCGACGTGGTCGTGCTGCCCGCAAGCGCAGAAAACGAGGTGATATTGGATGCGACGAGCGTGCAAAGCAGTTACCGCTATTTGGATGCGAGCGGGGAGGTTATTGTCAGCGTGAAGCAGCCCGAAATGCAGCGCATACAAATGATATTGCGGCGCGTCAACGGGGTTTGGAGACTGTGGCAGGTATCCGCTGCACGGTAA
- a CDS encoding OsmC family peroxiredoxin produces the protein MAVTTRSASTVWTGDLASGSGETTFETSGIGTFPVTWRARTEAAEGKTSPEELIAAAHASCFSMALSNILKQAGHVADKLETSAAVDFDTSDGAKISAIRLTLKATIPGLEDAEFQKLALSAKEGCPVSAALAAVPSITLDASLT, from the coding sequence ATGGCAGTCACCACTAGAAGCGCAAGTACCGTTTGGACCGGAGATTTGGCGTCCGGCTCGGGGGAAACCACCTTTGAGACATCGGGTATCGGCACGTTCCCGGTAACCTGGCGAGCCCGCACCGAAGCCGCCGAGGGTAAGACCAGCCCGGAAGAACTGATTGCAGCCGCCCACGCATCGTGCTTCTCCATGGCACTGAGCAATATTCTCAAGCAGGCCGGCCACGTTGCCGACAAACTAGAAACCAGCGCAGCGGTGGACTTTGATACCAGCGATGGCGCCAAGATCAGTGCCATCAGGCTGACACTCAAGGCCACCATCCCCGGTCTAGAGGACGCGGAATTCCAGAAGCTCGCTCTCTCGGCAAAAGAGGGCTGCCCGGTATCGGCCGCACTCGCTGCCGTCCCCTCGATCACCCTCGATGCAAGCCTGACCTAG
- the sucB gene encoding 2-oxoglutarate dehydrogenase, E2 component, dihydrolipoamide succinyltransferase yields the protein MSETVNLPALGESVTEGTVTRWLKQVGDRVEVDEPLLEVSTDKVDTEIPSPVAGVIEEILVAEDETAEVGAALVRIGDGSGSAAAPAAAAPAEEAPAAPAEAPAAPAEAPAAPAEAPAAAPAPAAAPAAAASGAEITLPALGESVTEGTVTRWLKAVGDEVAVDEPLLEVSTDKVDTEVPSPVAGTLLEIRVPEDETVEVGTVLAIVGAAGAAAAPAPAAAPAPVAAPAPVAAPAPAAAPAAPAAAAAPAAGNDGYVTPLVRRLANQNNVDLSTVTGTGVGGRIRKQDVIDATAPAAPAAAVASAPAAPAAKAAAPVVASSLRGTVAKAPRIRQVIARRMRESLDVSTQLTQVHEVDMTRVANLRNSAKNQFAAVNGSKLTFLPFIAKAVAEALKQHPKLNAEYDEAKQEITYHNAEHLAIAVDTDKGLLVPVISNAGDLNLAGLAGKIADVAKRTRDNKIGPDELSGGTFSITNIGSVGALFDTPIINQPQVAILGTGAIVKRAVVVSGVDGDDTIAIRHMMYLSLTYDHRLVDGADAGRFLQTLKARLEEGAFEADLGL from the coding sequence ATGTCTGAAACCGTGAACTTGCCCGCCCTGGGTGAAAGCGTCACCGAAGGCACCGTTACACGCTGGCTCAAGCAGGTTGGCGACCGCGTAGAGGTCGACGAGCCGTTGCTGGAAGTTTCGACCGACAAGGTCGACACCGAAATCCCTTCGCCGGTTGCCGGCGTCATTGAGGAAATCCTCGTGGCCGAGGACGAGACCGCCGAAGTTGGAGCCGCACTGGTTCGCATCGGTGATGGTTCCGGCTCAGCCGCAGCACCCGCGGCCGCCGCACCGGCCGAAGAAGCGCCGGCAGCACCGGCAGAGGCTCCGGCAGCACCGGCAGAGGCTCCGGCAGCACCGGCCGAAGCTCCCGCAGCAGCACCGGCTCCGGCCGCTGCCCCCGCAGCCGCCGCGTCGGGCGCCGAGATCACTCTCCCGGCCTTGGGCGAATCCGTCACCGAAGGCACCGTCACCCGCTGGCTCAAGGCCGTTGGCGACGAAGTTGCCGTTGACGAACCGCTGCTCGAGGTTTCCACCGACAAGGTCGACACCGAGGTGCCTTCCCCGGTTGCCGGTACCTTGCTGGAAATTCGCGTTCCGGAAGACGAGACCGTTGAGGTTGGTACCGTTCTGGCCATCGTTGGTGCCGCAGGCGCCGCTGCTGCTCCGGCTCCCGCTGCTGCTCCGGCACCAGTTGCCGCTCCGGCTCCAGTTGCCGCTCCGGCTCCTGCTGCTGCTCCGGCCGCACCGGCTGCCGCTGCCGCTCCTGCCGCTGGCAACGACGGTTACGTAACCCCGTTGGTTCGCCGCTTGGCAAACCAGAACAATGTTGATCTCTCCACCGTCACCGGCACCGGTGTTGGCGGACGCATCCGCAAGCAGGACGTCATTGACGCAACTGCTCCCGCTGCTCCGGCCGCAGCAGTTGCTTCGGCACCTGCAGCTCCGGCAGCCAAGGCTGCTGCACCCGTGGTTGCATCTTCGCTGCGTGGCACCGTTGCCAAGGCACCGCGTATCCGCCAGGTCATCGCTCGTCGCATGCGCGAGTCGCTGGATGTTTCCACTCAGCTGACCCAGGTGCACGAGGTCGACATGACTCGCGTCGCCAACCTGCGTAATTCGGCTAAGAACCAGTTTGCTGCCGTCAACGGCTCCAAGTTGACCTTCCTGCCGTTCATTGCCAAGGCCGTTGCCGAAGCATTGAAGCAGCACCCGAAGCTGAACGCCGAGTACGACGAGGCCAAGCAGGAGATCACCTACCACAACGCCGAGCACCTGGCGATTGCGGTTGACACCGACAAGGGCCTGCTGGTTCCTGTTATCTCCAACGCTGGCGACCTGAATCTCGCTGGCTTGGCCGGCAAGATCGCTGACGTGGCGAAGCGTACTCGCGACAACAAGATCGGACCGGACGAGCTGTCCGGCGGAACGTTCTCGATCACGAACATTGGTTCGGTCGGCGCGCTCTTCGACACCCCGATCATCAACCAGCCGCAGGTTGCCATCTTGGGCACCGGCGCAATCGTCAAGCGCGCAGTTGTCGTGAGCGGCGTTGACGGCGATGACACCATCGCCATCCGCCACATGATGTACCTGTCGCTGACGTACGATCACCGCTTGGTTGACGGCGCCGATGCAGGACGCTTCCTGCAGACGCTGAAGGCTCGCCTTGAAGAAGGCGCTTTCGAAGCCGACCTCGGCCTCTAA
- the lpdA gene encoding dihydrolipoyl dehydrogenase — protein sequence MAESAATQEFDILILGGGSAGYSAALRAVQLGFTVGLIEKAKLGGTCLHWGCIPTKAYLHSAELAENAREGAKYGINTTLESIDLGAVRSYKDNIVAGKYKGLTGLLKMKKVTVIEGNGRLVSKDTIDVDGVPYKGKNIILATGSESKTFGLEIGGRVLTSTEALNMDTLPKSAIVLGGGVIGVEFASVWKSFGVDVTIVEGLPSLVPNEDPAIIKHLERAFKKRGIKFNTGVFFEKVEQDDNGVKVSLANGKTLEADIVLVAVGRGPVTAGLGYEAQGIPMDRGFVLTNERCHTGVGNIYAIGDIVPGVQLAHRGYQHGIFVAEEIAGQKPVVVEDINIPKVTFCEPEIASVGYSEPAAKAKFGDDQIEITEYNLAGNGKSSILGTSGLIKMVRVKNGPIVGVHGIGGRIGEQIGEAQLIVNWEAYPEDVAQLIHAHPTQNESLGEAAMALAGKPLHG from the coding sequence GTGGCCGAATCGGCAGCAACGCAAGAATTCGACATCCTCATTCTCGGCGGCGGTTCTGCCGGCTACTCGGCAGCATTGCGCGCCGTGCAGCTGGGCTTCACCGTCGGTCTGATTGAAAAGGCCAAGCTCGGTGGCACCTGCCTGCATTGGGGTTGCATCCCTACCAAGGCGTACCTGCACTCGGCCGAATTGGCCGAAAATGCTCGTGAAGGTGCCAAGTACGGCATCAACACCACCCTTGAGTCGATCGACCTCGGCGCCGTGCGTAGCTACAAGGACAATATTGTCGCTGGCAAGTACAAGGGCCTGACCGGTCTGCTGAAGATGAAGAAGGTCACCGTCATCGAAGGTAACGGCCGCCTGGTTTCCAAGGACACCATCGACGTTGACGGCGTGCCATACAAGGGCAAGAACATCATCCTCGCTACCGGTTCCGAGTCGAAGACCTTCGGCCTGGAAATCGGCGGTCGTGTGCTCACGAGCACCGAGGCACTGAACATGGACACCCTTCCCAAGAGCGCCATCGTGCTCGGCGGCGGCGTCATCGGCGTTGAATTCGCTTCCGTGTGGAAGTCCTTCGGCGTAGACGTCACCATCGTTGAGGGCCTGCCCTCACTGGTCCCGAACGAAGATCCGGCGATCATCAAGCACTTGGAGCGCGCTTTCAAGAAGCGTGGCATCAAGTTCAACACCGGCGTCTTCTTCGAAAAAGTTGAACAGGACGACAACGGAGTCAAGGTTTCCCTGGCCAATGGCAAGACCCTTGAAGCAGACATCGTTTTGGTTGCCGTTGGCCGTGGACCGGTCACCGCGGGTCTGGGCTACGAAGCTCAGGGCATCCCAATGGACCGCGGATTCGTGCTCACCAATGAGCGCTGCCACACCGGCGTGGGCAACATCTACGCGATCGGCGACATCGTCCCGGGCGTCCAGCTGGCACACCGCGGTTACCAGCACGGCATCTTTGTTGCCGAGGAAATCGCCGGCCAGAAGCCGGTGGTTGTTGAGGACATCAACATCCCGAAGGTCACCTTCTGCGAACCGGAGATTGCTTCGGTTGGTTACTCCGAGCCGGCCGCCAAGGCCAAGTTCGGCGATGACCAGATTGAGATCACCGAGTACAACCTGGCTGGCAACGGCAAGTCTTCGATCCTGGGCACCAGCGGCCTGATCAAGATGGTCCGCGTCAAGAACGGTCCCATCGTGGGCGTTCACGGCATCGGCGGACGTATCGGCGAGCAGATCGGTGAAGCACAGCTCATCGTGAACTGGGAAGCCTACCCCGAGGATGTTGCTCAGCTCATCCACGCACACCCCACGCAGAACGAATCGCTCGGCGAGGCCGCTATGGCCCTGGCCGGCAAGCCACTGCACGGTTAG